ACTATTGAATTTAATTTGTAAGATGTATTTTTTCCACCTGCTAATAATCCAAAATTTGCAGAATTATTTTCAAAATCAAAATCGGTACAATATTTATTATCGACATAAATACTCGCCTTGCTTTTTGTTTTGTAAATACCTAAAGTGACACCATTTAATGTATCGCATTCAACATCTGTTGTTGATAAAGTAGTACTTTTATCCCCTTCAACTTTTCTAACAAAAAGCTTGCCTGTTAAATCAAATCCGACAAAGTAATAACTTTCTACATTATTTTCTTTAGAATAATTAATTGCTATACCATTATCGGTCAATTTATTTTCAATTTTTAATTTGACAATAAGTGTACCATCATCTAACCCATCTTTAAAAACATATAAGGAGTTATACTTTTGAGAAATGTATTCTCCATTTTTCTCTTGGAATTCACCACGTTCAACATAATTTGTCGGATTTGTTGAAGTAGAGGAAGAAGAGGTTGTGCTTGAAGAACTTGTCGATGAAGATGATGAAGAAGTACTAGAAGACGATGAGCTCGAAGAAATAATACTTGACGATGGAATACTACTTGCTGAGCTATTAGAAATTGAAGAAGAAGATGGAGTAAGTGTTTGACAAGAAGTTAATCCCAATGTGACAAGAAGTAACAATAATTTGTTTGTTTTCATTTTTCTATCCTTACTTTCTCTATTTTAGATTGAATGCGCTTCCACTTCAACATTATTTTTAAAACAAATTTTATATTTCGACAAAATAAAATTACCAAATTATATATCTATATATTGGTGAAAATATGGAAAGAACAAATAGATGGTTGGACTCTTTAGAAAACTTCCAAGAAAACAAAACATTTTCTTATAAGAAGTTAATTAAATTAGTTATATCTAAGGGCATAATTTATATTCTTCCTTCTTTTATTTTTTCGATTTTAATATTTTTTATTTTAAATGAATTTCTTTCTATTTCTTTCAAATTAAATATTATAACTATCTATTCTCTTTTATTATTTTTTTGTATTTTCACCTTTAGTAAAGGAAAAAAAGATAGTAAAAAAATAATAAAATTTTATAGAGGAGAAGTCGGTCACAAAAATGAAAGTTTTAAAAGATCTATAAACCTTTCTTTAAAAATTTTATTCTCCATTTTTCTCTTCGCAATTATTCTTAATATTTTTCTTATTTTGATTGTAAACAAAAATTTAACTATAAGTATCTTTTTCAAATGTTTTCTTATTTCTTTATCTTTTCCTTTTTCGATTTCAACAATTATTTTTTATTTTTATGGAATAAAATCGTATTTTAAAAATCTATATATTTGCCCAAATTGTCATAGATTTGAAGCCATTAAACTACAAGAATATAATTATTCTGAGCATGACAAAAAATATATAATTTATATAAAAAACAGTAAATCAAAAAATAAAAATGGAAAAATAAACGAACCTATTTATTTATCAAAAGATCTAAAAAGAATATTATCAACTTTTAAAGATAAAAAAATATATTTTTATCACTGCGATTATTGTTCTTATTGCAATTTTTCTGCAAATAGAATTGAATTCACCTCTGATCTATGAGCCATTTTATCAAGTATTATTCTCTCGACAATAATAAAAAATTAGAAGATATCTCTTTTTATACAATTTTCGGCTATACCTTTACTGAAAATTATTTAAAAGAAAAAAAGTTAGTTCAAATTGAATTCAAAAGAAATGATTCTCTAATAAAAAATCAAAAATTACAAATTCTAGAAAATGAATATAAAGAAGTTGAAAATGCTCTCATCTATTGTCAAAATTATCTTTCCTATTCGCCATCAAATAGAACT
This DNA window, taken from Firmicutes bacterium CAG:345, encodes the following:
- a CDS encoding unknown (no significant homology to UniProt), which translates into the protein MERTNRWLDSLENFQENKTFSYKKLIKLVISKGIIYILPSFIFSILIFFILNEFLSISFKLNIITIYSLLLFFCIFTFSKGKKDSKKIIKFYRGEVGHKNESFKRSINLSLKILFSIFLFAIILNIFLILIVNKNLTISIFFKCFLISLSFPFSISTIIFYFYGIKSYFKNLYICPNCHRFEAIKLQEYNYSEHDKKYIIYIKNSKSKNKNGKINEPIYLSKDLKRILSTFKDKKIYFYHCDYCSYCNFSANRIEFTSDL